A window of the Desulfobacula toluolica Tol2 genome harbors these coding sequences:
- the nrdR gene encoding transcriptional regulator NrdR, translating into MKCPFCGNLNTRVVDSRPGKIDLEVRRRRECPECSQRFTTYERVEQIPIMIVKKDNRREEFNREKVLTGIKKACEKRAISINQIEDIVDDIERNLREINDREISSKFVGEKVIEALKQIDDVAYVRFASVYRDFKDVADFIQELKGMISKECLPLEFNAISDKPDDR; encoded by the coding sequence ATGAAGTGTCCATTTTGCGGAAACCTGAATACAAGAGTTGTTGATTCGCGTCCGGGCAAAATCGATCTTGAAGTTCGCCGACGCAGGGAATGCCCGGAATGCAGCCAGCGGTTTACCACCTATGAGCGGGTTGAGCAGATTCCCATCATGATTGTCAAAAAAGATAACCGCAGGGAGGAATTCAACCGGGAAAAGGTTCTTACGGGTATTAAAAAAGCCTGTGAAAAAAGAGCCATCAGTATCAATCAGATTGAAGACATCGTGGATGACATTGAACGGAATTTAAGAGAAATCAATGACCGGGAAATTTCATCTAAATTTGTGGGTGAAAAAGTGATTGAGGCCTTAAAGCAAATTGATGATGTTGCTTATGTCCGGTTTGCTTCTGTTTACAGAGACTTTAAGGATGTGGCTGATTTTATACAGGAACTCAAGGGTATGATTTCAAAAGAATGTCTGCCTCTTGAATTCAATGCGATATCGGATAAGCCTGATGACAGATAA